One Natronolimnobius sp. AArcel1 genomic region harbors:
- a CDS encoding phosphatase PAP2 family protein gives MDRSLGVTEFVRTHLPEWLVSVAELTALLGDELLIVGVLFALAGVDAYRSARRGAPQLITDRTAFVLAIVLGGLAFTLILKTTFGLPRPPSSLQAVPREGDGFPSGHTMAATLLWTALALWGLRGRLTRRLRLSLAAAIITVVAASRLALGVHYLVDVVASVIFATAFLLVGARLADDDPTKAFAGAAILGALALVADGGSTDGILAFAGCFGGAVTWWIISRPAVKKRWATVVQ, from the coding sequence ATGGACCGAAGCCTCGGCGTCACCGAATTTGTCCGCACGCACCTCCCGGAGTGGCTCGTCTCGGTCGCCGAACTCACGGCGCTACTGGGTGATGAACTCCTCATCGTTGGCGTCCTGTTCGCACTCGCTGGGGTCGATGCCTATCGGTCCGCCCGCCGTGGAGCACCACAACTCATCACCGACCGGACGGCGTTCGTCCTGGCGATCGTCCTCGGCGGCCTCGCATTTACGCTCATCCTGAAAACGACGTTTGGCCTCCCCCGACCGCCATCCTCGTTGCAGGCCGTCCCGCGCGAGGGCGATGGCTTCCCGAGCGGGCACACCATGGCCGCAACACTGCTCTGGACCGCCCTTGCACTCTGGGGGCTGCGCGGCCGACTCACGCGCCGACTCCGCCTCAGCCTTGCCGCGGCGATTATCACCGTTGTCGCCGCCTCGAGACTCGCACTCGGCGTTCACTACCTCGTCGATGTCGTGGCCTCAGTTATCTTCGCCACCGCGTTCTTGCTTGTCGGCGCACGACTCGCCGATGACGACCCGACAAAAGCGTTCGCCGGTGCCGCCATACTGGGCGCGCTCGCACTCGTCGCCGACGGTGGCTCAACTGATGGCATCCTCGCGTTCGCCGGCTGTTTTGGCGGCGCAGTCACCTGGTGGATCATCTCGAGGCCGGCCGTAAAGAAGCGCTGGGCAACGGTTGTCCAGTAA